TCGAGCGCGGCCTGGTCGTGCTGGCGGCATTCGCGCCCACCGATACGGACCTGGAGATGGAGTGGATGGCGCGCAAGCTGCCGTCGCTGCGCATTTTCGAGGACGATGCGGGGAAGATGAACCTCTCGCTGCGCGACGTCGGCGGCGCCATCCTGCTGGTCAGCCAGTTCACGCTGTACGGCGATTGCCGCAAGGGCAACCGGCCCAACTTCACCGGCTCGGCGTCGCCGGCTGCGGCCGAGGCCATGTACGAGCGCTTCAGCGGGCTCCTGCGCCGGCAGTGGCCGCAGGTCAGCGAGGGCGAGTTCGGCGCCATGATGCGCCTGGAACTGGCCAACGAGGGGCCGGTGACGGTGGTCATCGATCGCGAGGCCCCCGGCCGCGCAGCGGAATCGGAGCTGGCAGGAGGAGACGAAGCGTGAGCGGGCCAGCGTTCGTGACGCCATGCGTGACGCCGTTCGTGGACTGGCCCGCGGGTCAGGTGCTCGTGCTGGCCTCGCAGTCGCCGCGTCGCGCCGAACTGCTGCAGCTGGCCGGCCTGCCGTTCGTGGTCGAGCGCCCGGGCGAGGTCGAGGCCGGCATGGCGGCCCACCTGGCCTCGGCCGGCGCCACGCCGGTCGCCTATGCGCAGGAGCTGGCGCGCGTGAAGGCCGCCGACGTGGCCGCGCGCCTGCCGGGTCGCCTGGTCCTGGGCGCCGACACGATCGTGGTCGTGGACGGCGATGTGCTCGAGAAGCCGCGCGACCAGGCCGACGCCGCGCGCCTGCTCGGCCGCCTGTCGGGCCGGCGGCACACCGTCATCACCGCGATCGCCCTGCGGACCATGGGAGCCGCCCCGGGTGCGATGGAGATCGACCTGGGCGCGGCCGAGTCGACCGAAGTCGAGTTCCTGCCGCTGACCGCGGCGGCCATCGAGCGCTACATCGCCACGGGCGAACCCATGGACAAGGCCGGGGCCTACGGCATCCAGGGTTACGGCGCGATGATGGTGCGGCGGGTCGAGGGCTGTTACTTCAACGTGATGGGATTGCCGCTGGCCCGGCTCGGGCTCCTGCTTGCGCAGGCGCTCGGCTGCGCGCCGCTCGATCCGGCTGAAAGGGCATCATGACCTCGTTGCCGTTCCCCTTCCCGGTCGTGCAGTGGCAGGACGACCGTGTTGTCGTACTCGACCAGACGCTCCTGCCCGGGCAGACCGTGTTCCTGACCTGCGCCACGGTTCCCGAACTGGGCGAGGCCATCTCGCGACTGGCGGTGCGCGGGGCGCCGGCCATCGGCGTCGCCGCGGCCTACGGGCTGGCCCTGGCCGCCCGGCAGGCGGTCCGTGACGGACTGGATGCCGCCGGGACGCTCGCGGCGGTGGAGCAGGCACGGCGGCACCTGGCCGCCACGAGGCCGACGGCGGTCAACCTGTTCTGGGCTCTGGACCGCCTGGCCGCCTGCGCCGGGCACCTGGCCGCGGGCGGGCCGCGGGCGGTTGCCGAAGGATTGCTCGCCGAGGCCCGCCGCGTGCATGAAGAGGATATCGCGATGTGCCGCCGTCTGGGACAGGCCGGGGCCGCCCTGCTGCCCGACTGCGCCACGGTGCTCACGCATTGCAATGCCGGCGGCCTGGCGACCGGGGGCTACGGCACGGCGCTCGGCGTCATCTACGCGGCACGCGAGGCCGGCAAGGTGGTGCGCGTGTTCGCGGACGAGACGCGCCCTCTGTTGCAGGGCGCGCGCCTGACGGCCTGGGAGCTGGCCGACCAGGGTTTCGAGGTCACGGTCCTCTGCGAGGGCGCGGCCGGGTCGCTGCTCCGCCGCGGCGGGATCGACGCCGTCATCACCGGCGCCGACCGCATCGCCGCCAACGGCGACACCGCGAACAAGATCGGCACCTACCCGCTGGCCGTCCTGGCCGACCGCCACGACGTCCCGTTCTACGTGGCGGCCCCGGGCTCGACCTTCGACCCGGCCATGCCCGACGGCAGCGGCATCGTCATCGAGCAGCGGTCCGCCGCCGAGGTCCTGGCCTTCGGCGGGCTGCGCACGGCCCCGGACGGGGTCGGGGCCTGGAACCCGGCCTTCGATGTCACGCCGGCCGCACTGGTGACGGCCTTCATCACCGAGCACGGCATCCTGCGGCCACCCTTCGAGCAGAGCCTGGCCGTGTTCGGGCCGAGGTGAGGGCACCGACCCTCCGTCTTGACAGACCCTATGCCGAATGCTAAGTTAGCGGGCCTGCAGCGACCGGATTTACCTGTTGTTTTCGGTCCAGAGGGTGCTCCGGCGCGCATCGGCCATACACCTTTCTGCTTGCATGGCAACAGTTTACGCGGTTCACTGTCATGGGTGACGCGAAGGCGTCGACGCGTGCGCGGCGGGTGTATCCCGGTACGGGACCCCTGCGCGCACCATTCCGGACAAGTTGAGGAGAAGCCTCGTGAGTACGTACAGCATGAAAGCGGGCGAGATCGCCAAGGACTGGCTCGTGGTCGACGCCAAGGATATCCCCCTGGGCCGCCTGGCGACCCAGGTCGCGACCTTCCTGCGCGGCAAGCACAAGCCCACGTTCACTCCCAATCTGGACATGGGGGACAACGTGATCGTCCTGAACGCCGCCCAGGTCAAGTTGACCGGGCTCAAGGCGGACAAGAAGATCTACATCCACCACACGGGGTATCCCAGCGGCCAGCGTTTCACGCCGGTCAGCAAGCTGGTGGCTGCCGGCCGTCCGGAAGAAGTCATCATGCGCGCCGTCAAGGGCATGCTGCCCAAGACCAAGCTGGGCCGGGCGCAGCTGACGAACCTGCGCGTGTACGCGGACGCGACGCATCCGCACACGGCGCAGCAGCCGAAGTCGATTACGCTCTAGTTCCCGCTCACGCGGGCTGGGGATGAACCGGGTTCGAACGCAGGCAACCGCGGACGGCTGGACCGGCCGCAACGACACGACCAAGGAGCGCGAGTTGGAAGAACGGTATTACGCCACAGGCCGCCGCAAGACCGCCGTGGCCCGGGTGTGGCTGACGCAGGGCACCGGCAAGGTGCGGGTCAACGACCGCGCCGTGGAAGAGTACTTCGGTGAGGCCGTCCGCGAGCAGGCGCTGCGCCCGCTGGTGACGCTCGGCCTGCAGGGCGACTTCGACGTCTGGTGCACCGTCAAGGGCGGCGGCATCAGCGGTCAGGCCGGCGCACTGCGCCACGGCCTGGCCCGCGCGCTGGTCGTGGCCAACGAAGACTACCGTTCGCCGATGCGCCGCGGTGGCTACCTGACCCGCGACTCCCGCATGGTCGAGCGCAAGAAGTACGGCCAGCCGGGCGCCCGCAAGCGCTTCCAGTTCTCCAAGCGCTAGTCGCGGCCGTCTGGTCCCTGATCCTTCGGGATCAGACCGCGATCCTGCGCTGGAACCAACGATCCGGCGGCCGCCTCGCGCGGACCGCCGGATCGCATCACACACCCGGCCGGAGGAACGGGGCCGGTGGCATCACGGGACATGTCCCGCGGTGCTTGCCCCGTTCCGGTGAAAGCCGGGGAGGAACAACCTGACCTGCCGGGAGGCGATCATGGCTAACGTCGGACTGAGGGACCTGCTCGAGGCGGGCGTCCATTTCGGGCACCAGACCCGCAAGTGGAACCCCAAGATGAAGCCCTACATTTTCATCGCGCGGGGCGGCATCTACATCATCGACCTGCAGCGCACGCTGCGCGCCCTGAACCAGGCCCGCGACTTCCTGCACACGGTGGGCGCCAAGGGCGGCACCGTCCTGTTCGTCGGTACCAAGAAGCAGGCGAAGATCGCCATCAAGGATATGGCCGACCGCGTGGACATGCCCTACGTGACCGAGCGCTGGCTCGGCGGCATGCTGACCAACTGGCAGACGATCTACAAGAGCGTGCAGAAGCTCGAGGAGATCGAGGCCATGATGCGCGACGGCCGCATGGAGAACTTCTCGAAGAAGGAACAGCTCGAGTTCAGCCGCCAGTACGAGAAGCTGAACACGAACCTCGGCGGCATCCGCAAGATGAAGAAGCTGCCGGACGCCGTCTTCGTGGTCGACACGGCCGAGGAAGAGACCGCCGTGCGCGAAGCCAACAAGCTGGGCATCCCGGTCATCGGCATCGTCGATACGAATTGCGACCCCACGCTCGTGCGCTACCCGATCCCGGGCAACGACGACGCCATCCGCTCGATCCTGCTCTTCACGCGCACCGTGGCCGAGTCGATCGAGGAGGGGCGCCGCATGGGCGCCGAAGGCCGCGACCGCGCCGTGAACATGGCCGCCGCGACGAAGGACAACGTGGCCAGCGCCACGCTGGACGCCGAGGCCCTGCGCATCGAGACGCCCGCCCGCCCCGCCGCCACCGGCGACGAGGCCCCGGCCGGCGCCAACTGACGAAACGTACTGCCGAAGAGGGCACTGGAGGAGTCATGGAAATCAACGCCAAGCTGGTCAAGGAACTCCGCGAAGCCACAGGCTGCGGCATGATGGATTGCAAGAAGGCCCTGGCCGAGTGCGAAGGTGACATGGAGAAGGCCGGCGAGTACCTTCGCAAGAAGGGCATCGCCTCGGCCTCCAAGAAGGAAGGCCGCGCCACGAGCCAGGGCATCGTGGGCAGCTACATCCACATGGGCGGCAAGGTCGGCGTGCTGGTCGAAGTGGCCTGCGAGACCGACTTCGTGGCCCGGACCGAGGCCTTCCAGGAGTTCGTGCACAACCTGGCGATGCACATCGCCGCGGCGCGTCCCGTGGCCGTGTCGCGCGACGAGGTCGACGGGACGCTGGTCGAGAAGGAAAAAGAGATCTACGCCGCCCAGATGCGGGAACAGGGCAAGCCCGAAGCCATGATCGACAAGATTGTTGTCGGCAAGGTGGATAAGTACTACAGTGACGTGGCCCTGCTCGAGCAGAAGTACGTCAAGGATCCGGACATGACCATCGAGGACTACCTCAAGTCGGTCATCGGCGCCCTTGGCGAGAATATGCAGATCAAGCGCTTCGCGCGCTTCGAAATCGGCGGTTAGCCCGTCGCCTCTTGAGCCCGGGCCCCGTCGCCCGGGCTTTTTTTTTCGCGCGGCAGCGGCCACGACGGTCGCCGCCGGCGCGCCGTCAGCGCCTCCGCCCGGGCAGGCGCGACCGGCTCCCGCCAGAAAGGTGCCCTCCGGTGAAATTCACGCGGGTCCTGCTCAAACTCAGTGGCGAAGCCCTCATGGGCGACGGCGAACAGTACAGCCACGCCAAGCTCAGCCAGCTGGCGCAGGCCATCGCCCAGGTCACCCAGATGGATGTCCAGGTCGGTATCGTCGTCGGCGCCGGCAACCTGTTCCGTGCGCGTTCGGCCAACCTCGAGATCGTTGACCGGGTGACGGCCGACAACGTGGGCATGCTGGCCACGATCATGAACGGCGCCATCATCCGCGACTACCTGCGTGGCGAGGGCCTGCAGAGCCAGATCCTCAGCCCGCGCGAGGTGCGCCCGCTGACCCGCTCCTTCGCGCGCGACGAGGCGATCGGCTACCTGCAGCGCGGGCATGTCCTGATCTTCGCGGGCGGCACCGGCAATCCGTACTTCACCACCGACTCGGCGGCTGCGCTGCGCGCCCTCGAGATCAGCGCCGATGCGTTGCTGAAGGGCACGCAGGTGGACGGCATCTACGACAAGGACCCGCACAAGTACAAGGATGCCGTCCGGTTCGACCATCTCACCTACGACGAGGTGGTCGCACGTCGCCTCGAGGTCATGGACCTCACGGCGGTCACGCTCTGCGCCGAGCAGGGCCTGCCCATGTTCGTGTTCGACATCACCGACCCCGGCAGCCTTGTCGCGGTGATCGAGGGTCGCCAGCAGGGAACCTGGATCCGCAAGGAGACGCAGTCATGAGCGCCGAAGTGAAGGAAAACGCGGAACTGGCCATGGAAGAGGCGGTCGATGGCGTCAAACAGCGCCTGCATCGCATCCGCACCGGCAAGGCATCGCCGTCCATCCTCGATGGCGTCAAGGTCGACTACTACGGTGCGCTGACGCCGTTGATCCAGCTGGCGTCCATCGCCGTTCCCGAGCCGCGCATGCTGGCCGTCAAGCCGTTCGACCGCGCGGCCATCAACGCCATCGAGCGTGCCATCCAGGCCAGCAACCTCGGCCTGAACCCGTCCAGCGACGGCATGATGATCCGCCTGCACGTCCCGGAACTGACGGGCGACCGGCGCAAGGAACTGGCCAAGCAGGCGCGAGACTGCGGCGAGGAAGGCAAGATCGCGGTGCGGCGCGCGCGCCAGGAAGCCAACGACGTGCTGAAGAAGGAACTGAAGGACAGCGACATCACCGAGGACGAGGCCCACAAGGACCGCGACGAGATCCAGAAGCTGACCGACAAGTACTGCGCCACCATCGACGCGGTGACCGAGGCCAAGCAGAAAGAGATCACGGAGCTGTAGCGGGTGTCCGGAAGCCAGCACATGGAGGCGCTCAGGCGCCTGGACGACGGCGCGCTGCTCGAGGCGGTGCGCGCGCGCGGGTGCGTGCCGCGTCATATCGCCGTCATCATGGACGGCAACGGTCGCTGGGCGCGGCGGCGCTGCCTGCCGCGCGTGGCGGGACATCGCGCCGGGCGCCATGCCGTCCGCCGCTGCGTCGATGCCTGCGGGCGCCTCGGTGTCGAGGTGCTGACGCTCTACACGTTCAGCCAGGAGAACTTCAACCGGCCCGAGGCCGAGGTGAAGGCGCTCTGGCATTTCCTGCAGGAAACGCTGGGCGCCGAGCGCGACGAACTGCATCGGCGCAATGTGCGCCTGGTGACCTGCGGCGCCGTTGACAAGCTGCCGGCCCGTGCCCAGGCCGCACTGCGCGACGCCGTCGATTCGCTGGCCGGCAATACGGGGCTCGTGCTGAACCTGGCGCTGGCGTACGGCGGGAGGCAGGAGATCCTGCATGCGGCCGTGGAACTGGCCAAGCGCGTGGCCGCGGGTGAACTGGCGCCGTCCGAGGTGACGGAGGCCGAATTCGCGCGCGGGCTGTACACGGCCGGCCTGCCCGACCCCGACCTCGTCATCCGCACCAGCGGCGAGGCGCGCCTGAGCAATTTCCTGCTCTGGCAGGGTGCCTACGCCGAGTTGCTGATCTCGCCCGTGCTGTGGCCCGACTTCTCGGGACGCGACCTGACGCTGGCCGTGGCCGATTTCCAGGGCCGCGAGCGCCGCTTCGGCGCCCTGGCCGGCCAGGCGCCCATCGAGGGGCCGGCCGAGGCGGCCCCGCCACTCGATCCCGACCGCTGGCGCCGGCTGCTGAAGGTCCGACCGTGAACGCACCCGGGCGTCCGCCCGCGGTCCGTCGCTTCCTGAACGCGGGCCTGATTCCGCGCGTGCTCGTCATCGTCGCCGGCGTGCCGTGCCTGTATGCGATCACGCTGCGTGGCGGTATCTTCTTCCTTTTGCTCGTCGACCTCATTGTCGTGCTCGGCCTGCGCGAGCTCTTGCAGCTGCTGCGCGCCAAGGGCTACCAGCCTTTCGCGGCACTGGCCTATTTCTGCAGCGTGGCCCTGACCTGGTATGCCTGGCGGCAGGGCGTGGCCGTGCCCCTGATCCTGACCGGCAGCCTGCTGGCGATCATGGTGCGCGAGCTGCTGCGGCGCGAGATGTCGCAGTCGCTGGCGCACATCGCCGTCACGGTTTTCGGCATCCTCTACCTGGGCTGGCTGGCGAGCCACCTCGTGCTGCTGCGGCAGCTCCCGCACGCACTGGGCCAGGAGGAGGCGCTCGGCGCCCGGCTGGTGTTCCTCCTTGCGGCCCTGGTCTGGGCAACCGACACCGGGGCCTACCTCTGCAGCGTCGCCTTCGGGCGCCGGCCCCTGGCGCCGCGCATCAGCCCGAAGAAGACGGTCGAGGGCGCCGTGGGCGGGCTGGTTGCGGCCGGGCTCGTGGGCTGGATCTGCACCCGCGCGCTGGTGCCGTTCGTCACGCCGCTGGCCGGGACCGTCCTGGGCGTGGTGGCCGGTGTGGCGGCCCAGCTCGGCGACCTCGTCGAGTCGATGATCAAACGCGACGTGGGCATCAAGGACACGGCGCCGTTGCTGCCCGGCCACGGCGGCATCCTCGACCGATTCGATTCCCTGCTGTTCACGGCGCCCGTGGTCTACTACTACTTCCGCCTGTTCATCTTCTGAGGACCCACCGGCCCGGGGAGGTGCCCGTCCATGTCCACCGAACGCAAGCCCGACGCCGCGACGGGACCGCTCTATCCGTACCGGAAGCCGCGCCTTTCCCTGACGGAGCCGCTGCGGCTGATCGTGCTGGGGGCCACCGGCTCCATCGGCGTGCAGGCGCTCGACCTGGTGCGGCGCCATCCGGAGCGGCTGCAGGTGGCGGCCGTCAGCTGCCGTGATCGCGTGGACGACCTGGCGGCCGCCCTGGCGGAACTCGCCGCCGTCCAGCCCGAGGCACCGCTGCCGCTCATCGCGGTGTGGGATCCGGCGGCCCGCGAACGGGCCGCGGCCGTGCCGGGCTGGAGAGGTCGCCTGCTGGCGCCGGGCGCCCGCGGGCTGGTCGAGGCGGTGAACGCGGCCGAGTCGCCGTCGTGCCTGGTCAACGGCCTGGTGGGGGCGGCCGGGCTCGAGCCCACCCTGGCGGGCGCTGCGCGGGGGTTGCGCATCGCCCTGGCCAACAAGGAATCGCTGGTGGTGGGCGGCGAGCTGGTGGCGCGCGCGGTTGCCGCCGGAGGCGCCGAACTGCTGCCCGTCGACTCGGAGCACGCGGCCATCGCCCAGTGCCTTTCGGGGCGCGACCGGGCCGAGGTGGCGCGCCTGGTCCTGACCGCCTCGGGCGGGCCGTTCCGGACGACACCGGCCGCGGACCTTGCCCGGGTCACCCTGGAGCAGGTCCTGGCGCATCCGACCTGGCGCATGGGGCCCAAGATCACAGTCGATTCGGCCACCCTGATGAACAAGGGTCTCGAGGTCATCGAAGCCCACTACCTGTTCGGGCTCGCCTACGACCTGATCGACGTCGTGGTGCACCCGGGTTCGATCGTCCATTCGCTGGTGGAGTTCGTCGACGGTGCTTTCCTGGCCCAGTTGGGAACTCCGGACATGCGGATACCGTTGCAGTATGCCATTGCCGGGGAAATCCATTGGCCGCTGGGCGGAGGCAGGCTAGACTTGCTGGATGTGGGCCCCCTGGTGTTCGAGGCCCCGGAC
The bacterium DNA segment above includes these coding regions:
- a CDS encoding D-tyrosyl-tRNA(Tyr) deacylase codes for the protein MRCVIQRSGPARVTVDGRGIGAIERGLVVLAAFAPTDTDLEMEWMARKLPSLRIFEDDAGKMNLSLRDVGGAILLVSQFTLYGDCRKGNRPNFTGSASPAAAEAMYERFSGLLRRQWPQVSEGEFGAMMRLELANEGPVTVVIDREAPGRAAESELAGGDEA
- the maf gene encoding septum formation protein Maf, with the translated sequence MLVLASQSPRRAELLQLAGLPFVVERPGEVEAGMAAHLASAGATPVAYAQELARVKAADVAARLPGRLVLGADTIVVVDGDVLEKPRDQADAARLLGRLSGRRHTVITAIALRTMGAAPGAMEIDLGAAESTEVEFLPLTAAAIERYIATGEPMDKAGAYGIQGYGAMMVRRVEGCYFNVMGLPLARLGLLLAQALGCAPLDPAERAS
- the mtnA gene encoding S-methyl-5-thioribose-1-phosphate isomerase, whose protein sequence is MTSLPFPFPVVQWQDDRVVVLDQTLLPGQTVFLTCATVPELGEAISRLAVRGAPAIGVAAAYGLALAARQAVRDGLDAAGTLAAVEQARRHLAATRPTAVNLFWALDRLAACAGHLAAGGPRAVAEGLLAEARRVHEEDIAMCRRLGQAGAALLPDCATVLTHCNAGGLATGGYGTALGVIYAAREAGKVVRVFADETRPLLQGARLTAWELADQGFEVTVLCEGAAGSLLRRGGIDAVITGADRIAANGDTANKIGTYPLAVLADRHDVPFYVAAPGSTFDPAMPDGSGIVIEQRSAAEVLAFGGLRTAPDGVGAWNPAFDVTPAALVTAFITEHGILRPPFEQSLAVFGPR
- the rplM gene encoding 50S ribosomal protein L13, with the protein product MSTYSMKAGEIAKDWLVVDAKDIPLGRLATQVATFLRGKHKPTFTPNLDMGDNVIVLNAAQVKLTGLKADKKIYIHHTGYPSGQRFTPVSKLVAAGRPEEVIMRAVKGMLPKTKLGRAQLTNLRVYADATHPHTAQQPKSITL
- the rpsI gene encoding 30S ribosomal protein S9, with amino-acid sequence MNRVRTQATADGWTGRNDTTKERELEERYYATGRRKTAVARVWLTQGTGKVRVNDRAVEEYFGEAVREQALRPLVTLGLQGDFDVWCTVKGGGISGQAGALRHGLARALVVANEDYRSPMRRGGYLTRDSRMVERKKYGQPGARKRFQFSKR
- the rpsB gene encoding 30S ribosomal protein S2, whose protein sequence is MANVGLRDLLEAGVHFGHQTRKWNPKMKPYIFIARGGIYIIDLQRTLRALNQARDFLHTVGAKGGTVLFVGTKKQAKIAIKDMADRVDMPYVTERWLGGMLTNWQTIYKSVQKLEEIEAMMRDGRMENFSKKEQLEFSRQYEKLNTNLGGIRKMKKLPDAVFVVDTAEEETAVREANKLGIPVIGIVDTNCDPTLVRYPIPGNDDAIRSILLFTRTVAESIEEGRRMGAEGRDRAVNMAAATKDNVASATLDAEALRIETPARPAATGDEAPAGAN
- the tsf gene encoding translation elongation factor Ts, with the translated sequence MEINAKLVKELREATGCGMMDCKKALAECEGDMEKAGEYLRKKGIASASKKEGRATSQGIVGSYIHMGGKVGVLVEVACETDFVARTEAFQEFVHNLAMHIAAARPVAVSRDEVDGTLVEKEKEIYAAQMREQGKPEAMIDKIVVGKVDKYYSDVALLEQKYVKDPDMTIEDYLKSVIGALGENMQIKRFARFEIGG
- a CDS encoding UMP kinase, coding for MKFTRVLLKLSGEALMGDGEQYSHAKLSQLAQAIAQVTQMDVQVGIVVGAGNLFRARSANLEIVDRVTADNVGMLATIMNGAIIRDYLRGEGLQSQILSPREVRPLTRSFARDEAIGYLQRGHVLIFAGGTGNPYFTTDSAAALRALEISADALLKGTQVDGIYDKDPHKYKDAVRFDHLTYDEVVARRLEVMDLTAVTLCAEQGLPMFVFDITDPGSLVAVIEGRQQGTWIRKETQS
- the frr gene encoding ribosome recycling factor encodes the protein MSAEVKENAELAMEEAVDGVKQRLHRIRTGKASPSILDGVKVDYYGALTPLIQLASIAVPEPRMLAVKPFDRAAINAIERAIQASNLGLNPSSDGMMIRLHVPELTGDRRKELAKQARDCGEEGKIAVRRARQEANDVLKKELKDSDITEDEAHKDRDEIQKLTDKYCATIDAVTEAKQKEITEL
- the uppS gene encoding di-trans,poly-cis-decaprenylcistransferase, whose product is MEALRRLDDGALLEAVRARGCVPRHIAVIMDGNGRWARRRCLPRVAGHRAGRHAVRRCVDACGRLGVEVLTLYTFSQENFNRPEAEVKALWHFLQETLGAERDELHRRNVRLVTCGAVDKLPARAQAALRDAVDSLAGNTGLVLNLALAYGGRQEILHAAVELAKRVAAGELAPSEVTEAEFARGLYTAGLPDPDLVIRTSGEARLSNFLLWQGAYAELLISPVLWPDFSGRDLTLAVADFQGRERRFGALAGQAPIEGPAEAAPPLDPDRWRRLLKVRP
- a CDS encoding phosphatidate cytidylyltransferase; translated protein: MNAPGRPPAVRRFLNAGLIPRVLVIVAGVPCLYAITLRGGIFFLLLVDLIVVLGLRELLQLLRAKGYQPFAALAYFCSVALTWYAWRQGVAVPLILTGSLLAIMVRELLRREMSQSLAHIAVTVFGILYLGWLASHLVLLRQLPHALGQEEALGARLVFLLAALVWATDTGAYLCSVAFGRRPLAPRISPKKTVEGAVGGLVAAGLVGWICTRALVPFVTPLAGTVLGVVAGVAAQLGDLVESMIKRDVGIKDTAPLLPGHGGILDRFDSLLFTAPVVYYYFRLFIF
- a CDS encoding 1-deoxy-D-xylulose-5-phosphate reductoisomerase — encoded protein: MSTERKPDAATGPLYPYRKPRLSLTEPLRLIVLGATGSIGVQALDLVRRHPERLQVAAVSCRDRVDDLAAALAELAAVQPEAPLPLIAVWDPAARERAAAVPGWRGRLLAPGARGLVEAVNAAESPSCLVNGLVGAAGLEPTLAGAARGLRIALANKESLVVGGELVARAVAAGGAELLPVDSEHAAIAQCLSGRDRAEVARLVLTASGGPFRTTPAADLARVTLEQVLAHPTWRMGPKITVDSATLMNKGLEVIEAHYLFGLAYDLIDVVVHPGSIVHSLVEFVDGAFLAQLGTPDMRIPLQYAIAGEIHWPLGGGRLDLLDVGPLVFEAPDIGRFPCLKLAREAGVAGGTAPVVLNAANEIAVAALLAGRLRYVDIPGVIADTLARLPHGPVLDLSAALDADARARTEAAVQVDARAAAGH